In Aliamphritea ceti, a single window of DNA contains:
- a CDS encoding BatD family protein: MRQYIVQLLTSMCMVLVTNSVLAASLEAKVDRNRIALGDSLTLTVVAEGSVDGEPDFGLLEPFFDVINRAVGRNTSIVNGDITRTVKWRLILNPRQKGTLVIPAFELDGIRSEAITIEVTEPPPLTDSTDDLRVELHLDKSEVFENEQLIVTRRLLYGIAVGGLEMQPFELPDAQIIELGDNQYETTRDGRRFGVYEVAYAVFPRKVGVLDILAQSLEIQVGRRNLLNNRSAQKVRLEMGAETVKVKARPAGFTQADWLVANKLDLSEGWSQLPEQIRLGESLTRTITLATVGAAPEQLPTLELADITGVNIYSEPLQNTEDNTSRGVIHARQRSLAIVPVQEGQIEIPELVVKWWNSTENREELARLPARSIEVLPALAGSASATPAATVQPTAPLQNNVAQQQNEVQIVYQQSPLAAWLIWANLAWALLLVVLAILLIKQRQQIRRLLAATATDSKSDHKLRAAIKDSFSTVQQALAGQELVAVHRAVKHWGDGCYRQGQLPVGGITGLKSVADGELKEQLRLLERVLFAASETQMPDLNKLGSGLTLLNKQLSARQSEASSDTGLASFYPG, encoded by the coding sequence GTGAGACAATATATAGTTCAGCTTTTAACCAGCATGTGTATGGTGCTGGTTACGAATAGCGTATTAGCAGCGAGTCTGGAAGCCAAGGTTGACCGTAACAGGATTGCACTCGGTGACAGCCTGACGCTTACAGTTGTGGCTGAAGGCTCGGTTGATGGCGAGCCAGACTTTGGCTTGCTTGAACCTTTTTTTGATGTAATTAATCGCGCAGTTGGCCGCAACACTTCAATTGTGAATGGCGATATTACCCGCACGGTTAAGTGGCGTCTGATCCTTAACCCCAGGCAAAAAGGCACGCTGGTCATCCCCGCGTTTGAGCTGGATGGTATTCGCAGTGAAGCCATTACCATTGAAGTAACTGAGCCACCACCGCTCACGGACTCTACAGATGATTTGCGGGTTGAACTGCATCTGGATAAGTCAGAAGTATTTGAAAATGAGCAGCTGATAGTCACCCGTCGACTGTTATACGGCATTGCTGTTGGTGGCCTGGAAATGCAACCGTTTGAGTTGCCTGATGCTCAGATAATAGAGCTGGGTGATAACCAGTATGAAACTACCCGGGACGGCCGGCGTTTCGGCGTTTACGAAGTGGCTTATGCGGTATTCCCACGTAAGGTCGGCGTATTAGATATTCTTGCTCAAAGTCTGGAGATTCAGGTTGGGCGACGTAATTTGTTGAATAACCGTAGTGCGCAAAAGGTACGTCTGGAGATGGGAGCTGAAACTGTTAAGGTCAAAGCCCGTCCGGCGGGCTTCACGCAGGCAGACTGGCTGGTAGCGAATAAGCTGGATCTTTCCGAAGGTTGGAGTCAGCTACCGGAGCAGATTCGTTTAGGAGAGTCCCTTACCCGAACCATTACTCTGGCAACTGTAGGTGCTGCGCCTGAGCAGTTACCAACCCTGGAACTGGCGGATATTACCGGGGTGAATATTTATTCTGAGCCGCTGCAAAATACCGAAGATAATACATCCCGCGGGGTGATCCACGCCCGGCAACGTAGCCTTGCCATAGTACCTGTTCAGGAAGGACAGATTGAAATACCTGAACTGGTCGTTAAGTGGTGGAACAGTACTGAAAACCGTGAAGAGCTGGCGCGATTACCTGCCCGCAGTATAGAAGTATTACCTGCGCTTGCGGGCAGCGCTTCGGCCACGCCGGCTGCGACTGTTCAACCAACTGCTCCGCTACAAAATAATGTGGCTCAGCAACAGAACGAAGTACAAATTGTTTATCAGCAGTCACCATTGGCTGCATGGTTAATTTGGGCAAACCTTGCCTGGGCATTGTTGCTGGTTGTATTGGCAATACTCTTGATTAAACAACGTCAGCAGATTCGACGTTTGTTAGCAGCTACTGCCACTGATTCAAAATCGGATCACAAACTCCGTGCAGCAATTAAAGATTCTTTTTCTACTGTGCAGCAAGCGCTTGCCGGGCAGGAATTGGTTGCAGTTCACCGGGCGGTAAAGCATTGGGGTGATGGCTGTTATCGTCAGGGACAATTGCCGGTTGGCGGTATTACCGGGCTTAAATCTGTTGCTGATGGTGAGCTAAAAGAACAGTTGAGATTATTAGAGCGGGTGTTGTTCGCTGCGTCGGAAACCCAGATGCCAGATCTGAATAAACTAGGCAGTGGTTTGACGCTGTTAAATAAACAGCTTTCAGCCCGACAGTCTGAGGCATCTTCTGACACTGGCCTGGCGTCATTCTATCCGGGTTAA
- a CDS encoding GNAT family N-acetyltransferase, which produces MTTYQDQNQMPVGEPVDNWQPRPFPPHTTMQGKYCRMEPLNIALHSDDLFEAFAADPSGKGWTYLFSEPFTDRATFNQWLEITCTGQDPLFFVVIDENPGSKSMNKAVGMASYLRITPDMGVIEVGHIHFSPLMQRTPVSTEAMFLMMQRVFDELGYRRYEWKCDSQNQQSQKTAARLGFTFEGIFRQAITYKGRNRDTAWLSVIDKEWPVLKQAFQQWLAADNFNTQGQQLKTLQEMQTLAHEGNT; this is translated from the coding sequence ATGACCACTTATCAGGATCAAAATCAGATGCCGGTTGGTGAACCTGTAGACAACTGGCAGCCGCGGCCATTCCCACCGCATACCACAATGCAGGGTAAGTACTGCCGTATGGAGCCTCTGAACATTGCCCTTCATTCTGATGATTTGTTTGAAGCTTTCGCAGCAGACCCTAGCGGTAAAGGCTGGACCTACCTGTTCAGTGAACCTTTTACTGACCGGGCAACCTTTAACCAGTGGCTGGAAATCACCTGTACAGGACAGGACCCTCTGTTCTTCGTCGTAATCGATGAAAACCCTGGTAGCAAAAGCATGAATAAAGCCGTCGGCATGGCGAGCTATTTACGTATTACCCCGGATATGGGGGTTATCGAAGTGGGCCACATTCACTTCTCACCACTCATGCAACGCACACCTGTATCAACCGAAGCTATGTTTCTGATGATGCAGCGGGTATTTGATGAGCTGGGCTACCGCCGTTATGAATGGAAATGTGATTCACAAAACCAACAATCCCAAAAAACCGCCGCGCGGTTAGGTTTTACCTTTGAAGGTATCTTCCGCCAGGCAATAACTTATAAAGGTCGCAACCGTGACACCGCATGGCTCTCTGTCATCGACAAAGAATGGCCAGTTCTGAAGCAGGCATTCCAGCAGTGGCTGGCAGCTGACAACTTCAACACGCAAGGCCAGCAACTGAAAACACTGCAGGAAATGCAAACTCTTGCCCATGAAGGCAACACCTAA
- a CDS encoding DUF4381 domain-containing protein, producing the protein MSAANTSASANNSAVATDPLAGLRDIHMPVEIGYWPLAPGWWLLMISAVVIMALLFWSLRRYRLNAYRRHGARQLEQIHQQYFAAPETGDAGKEYLQQVNRLLKQVYITQGQVNRVAGLSSQRWLDELQRVAPGTSLDSFSASLTSLYAPTLTLKETDVVAVHQELLKWLRSHKLSLLTATRNGEHEHA; encoded by the coding sequence ATGTCAGCCGCGAACACATCTGCATCTGCAAATAATTCAGCTGTAGCAACTGATCCGTTAGCCGGTCTGCGGGATATTCATATGCCCGTTGAGATCGGCTACTGGCCACTGGCACCCGGCTGGTGGCTGCTGATGATCAGTGCTGTCGTTATCATGGCTCTGCTGTTTTGGAGCCTGCGCCGTTACCGGTTAAATGCTTACCGACGCCATGGTGCCAGGCAGCTGGAGCAAATACATCAGCAGTATTTCGCTGCGCCAGAGACCGGGGACGCAGGTAAGGAGTACCTGCAACAGGTAAACCGGCTGCTGAAACAGGTATATATCACCCAGGGGCAGGTAAACCGGGTAGCGGGGTTAAGTAGCCAGCGCTGGCTTGATGAACTGCAGCGGGTGGCGCCAGGTACTTCACTGGATAGTTTCTCTGCCAGCCTGACCTCGCTATATGCGCCAACGCTGACACTGAAAGAAACTGATGTGGTGGCTGTTCACCAGGAGTTACTGAAATGGCTGCGCAGCCATAAGCTAAGCCTGTTAACAGCAACCCGGAACGGGGAGCATGAGCATGCTTAG
- a CDS encoding AAA family ATPase has protein sequence MDAVNLSENFQRLQAWLSAQIIGQPALVERLLVALLADGHLLVEGAPGLAKTRAINSLSKGLEADFQRIQFTPDLLPADITGSDIFHQEDSSFSFQQGPIFHNLVLADEINRAPAKVQSALLEAMAERQISVGQNTFPLPEVFMVMATQNPLEQEGTYPLPEAQLDRFLMKVLVEYPDAAAERAILRLNRKEAGGPSDKNEVEVPQLSQADILAARRTILNIHMAEPVEEYIVQLSIATRQPHLYDATLAGWIEVGVSPRASIALDRCSRAHAWLAGRDFVTPEDVQQVLHDVYRHRLLLSFEAEANGIDADQVIDALVSVVPVG, from the coding sequence TTGGACGCCGTTAATCTCAGTGAAAATTTTCAACGTCTGCAAGCCTGGTTATCGGCGCAGATTATTGGTCAGCCTGCGCTGGTCGAGCGTTTATTAGTTGCGCTCCTGGCGGATGGCCATTTGTTGGTAGAAGGCGCGCCTGGATTAGCAAAAACCCGCGCAATAAACAGCCTTTCAAAAGGGCTGGAGGCAGACTTTCAGCGGATTCAGTTTACCCCTGATCTGTTGCCTGCAGACATTACTGGCAGCGATATTTTTCATCAGGAAGATTCTAGCTTCAGTTTTCAGCAAGGGCCTATTTTCCATAACTTAGTACTGGCTGATGAAATAAACCGGGCGCCTGCCAAGGTTCAGTCTGCGTTATTGGAAGCGATGGCAGAACGTCAGATCAGCGTTGGCCAGAACACCTTTCCGTTACCGGAAGTATTCATGGTAATGGCTACTCAAAACCCGCTTGAGCAGGAAGGCACTTATCCATTACCGGAAGCACAGCTTGACCGTTTTCTGATGAAAGTGCTGGTGGAGTATCCTGATGCTGCCGCTGAACGAGCTATCTTACGGTTAAACCGGAAAGAGGCTGGTGGTCCTTCCGATAAGAATGAAGTGGAAGTGCCGCAACTGAGTCAGGCAGATATTCTTGCAGCAAGAAGAACAATTCTGAATATCCACATGGCAGAGCCGGTGGAAGAATATATCGTGCAGCTGAGTATCGCGACCCGACAGCCGCATCTTTATGACGCTACGCTTGCCGGTTGGATAGAAGTAGGCGTGAGCCCAAGGGCCAGTATTGCACTGGACCGATGTTCCCGTGCCCATGCCTGGTTAGCGGGCCGGGACTTTGTAACCCCTGAAGATGTGCAGCAGGTTTTACATGATGTGTATCGTCATCGTCTGTTACTGAGCTTTGAAGCTGAAGCTAATGGCATAGATGCGGATCAGGTTATCGATGCGCTGGTGTCTGTTGTACCGGTAGGCTGA
- the pdxR gene encoding MocR-like pyridoxine biosynthesis transcription factor PdxR — protein sequence MQSRDEFPSELFLPFLSSESGPQYRALFRGFQQAILTGQLDAGSKLPASRPLGKSLGVSRNTVKAAYELLQAEGYIETRHGAGSFVSAAVPDQISKKAPDEAQQQIAQPKLSEVSNRISEAFAERPLLGGGLLLPATPCVKSFPWLKWQRHATAAGRKIKFEGSVSRSGYLGLRRQIADYLNVVRGVKASAEQVLICSGSQQAIYLAALLLLDKGDDILVEEPGYYGVDGALAAVGANKVAVPTDEEGFQLDAALQRSDKARLALLTPSRNYPMGYTLSLSRRLALLNWAREQDGWIIEDDYDSEFRFDGPPLTSLQGLSGGERVLYMGTFSRILHPSIRLGYLVLPDALVEPFSHARAFIDGGLSLLPQIALADFMASGDFSSHVRRMRKLYQQRREILNTLVEQRFSELLLRVESDGGMHSTFLFTDAVTVTDRELAVAAQAKGLGLRPLSDFYNGSSGPQGVVIGFAGFDENDMVRGMNILASVLR from the coding sequence ATGCAGTCCCGTGATGAGTTTCCTTCCGAACTGTTTTTGCCGTTTCTTTCCTCTGAAAGCGGGCCACAGTACAGGGCTTTGTTCCGTGGTTTTCAGCAAGCAATCCTCACCGGGCAGTTAGATGCCGGGAGTAAATTGCCAGCCAGCCGGCCGTTGGGAAAAAGCCTGGGTGTATCACGAAATACAGTAAAAGCCGCTTATGAATTGCTGCAGGCAGAGGGCTATATTGAAACCCGTCATGGAGCCGGTAGCTTTGTATCAGCAGCAGTACCTGATCAGATTTCTAAGAAAGCTCCGGATGAAGCACAACAGCAAATAGCACAGCCAAAATTATCAGAAGTATCGAACCGGATTTCTGAGGCTTTTGCAGAGCGGCCGCTACTGGGTGGTGGTTTATTGTTACCGGCGACCCCTTGTGTCAAAAGTTTTCCCTGGCTTAAGTGGCAGCGTCATGCAACGGCAGCCGGGCGCAAGATTAAGTTTGAAGGTTCTGTTTCCCGTTCCGGTTATCTGGGGCTGCGTCGACAGATTGCTGACTATCTGAATGTTGTCAGAGGCGTAAAAGCCAGCGCAGAGCAGGTGCTAATCTGTTCAGGCTCTCAGCAGGCTATTTATCTGGCGGCTTTGCTGTTGCTGGATAAAGGCGACGATATTTTGGTGGAAGAACCCGGATATTACGGGGTGGATGGTGCATTGGCGGCAGTAGGCGCGAATAAAGTAGCAGTGCCTACCGATGAGGAAGGCTTTCAGTTGGATGCTGCTTTACAGCGCTCGGATAAGGCTCGGTTAGCATTGCTGACGCCATCCAGAAATTACCCTATGGGTTACACTCTGAGCTTGTCCCGCAGGCTGGCGTTGCTCAATTGGGCCCGTGAACAGGATGGCTGGATTATTGAAGATGACTACGACAGCGAATTTCGTTTTGATGGCCCGCCATTAACGTCTTTGCAGGGGTTGTCTGGTGGTGAGCGGGTACTTTACATGGGTACATTTAGCCGCATATTGCATCCATCTATACGCCTGGGATATTTAGTATTGCCGGATGCGCTGGTGGAACCCTTTAGTCATGCCCGTGCGTTTATTGATGGTGGCCTTTCGTTACTGCCGCAAATCGCATTGGCAGACTTTATGGCCAGCGGAGACTTTTCCAGCCATGTTCGTCGCATGAGAAAGTTATATCAGCAACGGCGGGAGATACTGAATACACTTGTTGAGCAGCGTTTTTCAGAGCTGCTGTTGCGGGTAGAAAGTGATGGAGGCATGCATTCAACGTTTTTATTTACAGATGCAGTAACAGTGACAGACCGCGAACTGGCAGTGGCTGCTCAGGCTAAGGGGTTAGGCCTGCGGCCATTATCGGATTTTTATAACGGTAGCAGCGGTCCGCAGGGTGTTGTCATCGGTTTTGCCGGTTTTGATGAAAACGATATGGTCAGAGGTATGAACATTTTGGCGAGTGTACTTCGCTGA
- a CDS encoding vWA domain-containing protein has translation MLSLQLPWLLLALPVPALVYWLLPPVARPEAALRIPYYQQLQSSQQAPGQVIQGRAPLILLIAIWLLLLLAAARPVWLGEPQPLAASGRDLMLAVDVSGSMETKDMVLNKTSLNRLQGIKIVMDGFITRRPQDRLGLILFGSNAYIQAPLTFDHATLGQFLNDSQIGFAGPETAIGDAIALGIKRLADRPQQSRVMVLLTDGANTAGAIDPLEAARVAAEQGVKIYTLGFGADEMIVRSFFGNRKVNPSADLDEATLQQIAESTGGRYFRARNIEELIKIYSLLDELEPTEHDAQQVRPQQALFFWPAGLALLLSMGWAMVNLLSRRRRSNTSKSEVKHAG, from the coding sequence ATGCTTAGTTTACAGCTCCCCTGGCTATTACTGGCATTACCTGTACCGGCACTGGTTTATTGGCTATTGCCGCCAGTGGCCCGGCCTGAAGCGGCGTTACGGATACCCTATTACCAACAGTTGCAGAGTTCACAACAAGCGCCGGGGCAAGTCATACAGGGACGGGCACCGTTGATTCTGTTGATAGCTATCTGGCTATTACTGCTATTGGCCGCCGCCCGGCCTGTCTGGTTAGGTGAACCGCAACCATTAGCCGCCAGCGGTCGGGATCTGATGTTAGCCGTGGATGTGTCCGGCAGTATGGAAACTAAAGATATGGTGTTGAACAAGACTTCTCTGAACCGCTTGCAGGGCATTAAAATTGTTATGGATGGCTTTATTACCCGCCGCCCGCAAGACCGGTTGGGCCTGATTTTGTTTGGCAGTAATGCCTATATACAGGCGCCACTCACGTTCGATCACGCCACACTTGGACAATTCCTCAACGATTCTCAAATTGGCTTTGCCGGGCCTGAAACGGCAATCGGTGATGCAATCGCACTGGGCATTAAACGGCTGGCAGACCGGCCTCAGCAAAGCCGGGTAATGGTCTTACTGACCGACGGCGCAAATACCGCCGGTGCGATTGATCCTTTGGAAGCTGCCAGAGTTGCAGCCGAACAGGGCGTGAAGATTTATACCCTGGGTTTTGGTGCCGATGAAATGATAGTGCGCAGCTTTTTTGGCAACCGCAAGGTGAATCCTTCGGCTGACCTTGATGAGGCAACGCTGCAGCAGATTGCTGAGAGTACCGGCGGTCGTTATTTCCGGGCCCGTAATATTGAAGAATTAATCAAGATTTATTCTTTGCTGGATGAGCTGGAGCCCACCGAACATGACGCTCAGCAGGTTCGCCCGCAACAGGCGTTGTTTTTCTGGCCAGCTGGCCTGGCATTGTTGCTGAGTATGGGGTGGGCGATGGTGAATCTGTTATCCCGCCGTCGTCGCTCAAACACATCGAAAAGTGAGGTGAAGCATGCTGGCTGA
- the bluB gene encoding 5,6-dimethylbenzimidazole synthase, with translation MGHLPIDFPHQENISFNPEEIHGLYKTIFNRRDVRGQFRPDSIPDDVLSRVLYAAHHAPSVGFMQPWDFMVIRDAGVRQRVRGLFDQAHDEAAEMFTEDKQDTYKSLKLEGILESPLNICITCDRKRTGPTVIGRTHMKVMDLYSSVCAVQNLWLAARAEGLGVGWVSIMEQEKLQQVLGIPQDIVPVAYLCIGYVDHFYDRPELESAGWLPRQPLQDLIHFDQWENRCSEEQDSLMGAIAAHAGFPSECV, from the coding sequence ATGGGGCACTTACCAATCGATTTTCCGCATCAGGAAAATATCAGCTTTAACCCGGAAGAAATTCACGGCCTGTATAAAACCATTTTTAACCGTCGCGATGTGCGTGGACAATTCCGTCCCGACAGCATTCCCGACGATGTACTGAGCAGGGTTTTGTATGCGGCTCATCATGCGCCTTCGGTTGGCTTTATGCAGCCCTGGGATTTCATGGTGATTCGTGATGCCGGGGTACGTCAGCGTGTCAGAGGTTTGTTTGATCAGGCACATGATGAAGCCGCCGAAATGTTCACCGAAGACAAACAGGACACTTATAAATCTCTGAAACTCGAGGGTATTCTTGAGTCACCTTTGAATATCTGTATCACCTGTGACCGCAAGCGAACCGGACCGACGGTTATCGGGCGCACGCACATGAAGGTGATGGATCTCTATAGCAGTGTATGTGCCGTGCAAAACCTGTGGTTGGCAGCCCGGGCAGAAGGGCTTGGTGTCGGCTGGGTGAGTATTATGGAGCAGGAAAAACTCCAGCAAGTATTGGGTATTCCTCAGGATATAGTGCCTGTTGCATATCTGTGCATCGGCTATGTGGATCACTTTTATGACAGACCTGAACTGGAGTCAGCCGGATGGTTGCCTCGTCAACCGCTGCAGGATCTTATTCATTTTGATCAGTGGGAAAACCGTTGTTCAGAGGAACAGGATTCCCTGATGGGCGCGATAGCAGCACATGCGGGTTTTCCTTCTGAATGTGTCTGA
- a CDS encoding DUF58 domain-containing protein, which produces MFDFLHKDDSVRTATKPSVAEYTDAAKDAFAGAYTRLESLVQLQQYSRQMNLLSAPRRAAQLSGNWQTRIRGRGMDFAEVREYQPGDDIRSMDWRVTARTGSPHSRVFTEERERPVILAADLRSSMFFGSTLGFKSVTAAASLALIGWAAQNSRDRVGGLVMGDNAHRESRPKNGKKGVLGVLHNLDDFSRLLTNPLHTAEQSMLDLLLKLQRVTRPGSSVYLASDFHDFNDDCVPHLQRLARHAQLTLLCISDPLEWKLPEGNSLWVTDGQQRQLLSQQDQLNELLPQRIERLRACTGDGIELLDIRGDGQVLDLLQRRYGQSRASSGKIASGKSASQRDRSRRTSSGGQP; this is translated from the coding sequence ATGTTTGATTTTCTGCACAAAGATGACAGTGTGAGAACTGCTACAAAACCGTCAGTGGCTGAATATACAGATGCTGCAAAAGATGCCTTCGCGGGTGCTTATACCCGGCTGGAGAGTCTGGTGCAGTTACAGCAATACAGCCGCCAGATGAACCTGTTAAGTGCTCCGCGCAGAGCCGCTCAGCTGAGTGGTAACTGGCAAACCCGGATTCGTGGTCGGGGGATGGATTTTGCAGAAGTGCGAGAGTATCAGCCCGGGGATGATATTCGTAGTATGGACTGGCGGGTAACCGCCCGGACAGGTTCACCCCATAGCCGGGTATTTACTGAAGAGCGGGAACGGCCGGTTATATTGGCGGCAGATCTGCGCTCATCAATGTTCTTTGGTTCGACGTTGGGCTTTAAGTCTGTTACGGCGGCAGCTTCACTGGCGCTGATTGGCTGGGCGGCACAAAACAGCAGAGACCGGGTAGGCGGCTTAGTCATGGGCGATAATGCACATCGGGAAAGCCGGCCAAAGAACGGTAAGAAAGGTGTGCTTGGCGTGTTGCATAATCTGGATGATTTTAGCCGTTTGTTAACGAATCCGTTGCATACCGCTGAGCAAAGCATGTTGGACCTGTTACTTAAACTACAACGGGTTACCCGGCCGGGCAGCTCTGTATATCTCGCCAGTGATTTTCACGACTTTAATGATGACTGTGTACCTCATTTACAGCGACTGGCACGGCATGCTCAGCTTACGCTTTTGTGTATTTCGGATCCGTTGGAATGGAAACTACCAGAAGGTAACAGTCTTTGGGTGACTGATGGTCAGCAGCGTCAGCTGTTATCTCAGCAAGATCAACTGAACGAGCTGTTGCCACAGCGTATTGAGCGATTGCGCGCCTGTACAGGTGATGGAATTGAGTTGCTGGATATTCGAGGCGATGGTCAGGTACTGGATTTGCTACAGCGCCGCTATGGGCAATCCCGTGCCAGCTCTGGAAAAATAGCTTCTGGAAAAAGCGCATCACAAAGAGACAGGTCACGCAGAACGTCCTCGGGAGGGCAGCCTTGA
- a CDS encoding VWA domain-containing protein: MLAEFHFIRPLWLLLLPVIPALLFGLWQIQSARVSWQTLIAPGLRDYLIDGQSGRLSTRVFVALGIGWLLGILALAGPAWERLPQPVYQTGDAMVIVMDLSPSMMARDVAPSRLERMRYKLTDLIKARDEGMTALVVYAGDSHVLAPLSDDQQTLLALLPGLSPAIMPIQGSHTEEAVALALELLRQDKRQQGSLVLLTDGVTAQAASAIGQLFNELPAGTDFTLSVMGIGTAEGAPIPLAEGFAKDAAGKIVVARLDAGRLSKLATDTGGIYTPMRLDNSDIEGLITAASDFLPTDTDDSHTKALEQTFDQWQEAGSWLVLLMLPLAALAFRRGWLLTVLFVLALPVAQSPPVYAAEVAEDKVGSRWQSLWQTQDQQAAEALTQGDNATAAELFQHPDWQATARYRNGDFTAAAEQFAAAGDAEGLYNSGNALAKAGKLNEALDAYKQVLEQQPQHEDAQANKDLIEELIKQQQNQQSQSQQSDSQQDQSQQDKSPEDQNKQGQNQQDQNQQGQNQQDQNQQGQNQQDQNQQGQSESDNSESEQSQSEQSQQDQAEQLRQQLEQQQQEALDKQQAQAEQQADSAEEGSQDEQQSAAQQVTQSQPEQTDEEAALQKWLGQLPEDPTGLLRNKFDYEYQKKRQAYQNGDWQPAQEQRW, from the coding sequence ATGCTGGCTGAATTTCACTTTATTCGCCCCTTATGGTTATTACTGTTACCGGTAATTCCTGCTCTGTTGTTTGGTTTATGGCAGATACAGTCTGCCCGGGTGAGCTGGCAGACACTGATTGCCCCTGGCTTGCGGGATTATCTGATAGACGGACAAAGTGGCCGTTTATCAACACGGGTATTTGTCGCGTTGGGAATTGGCTGGTTACTGGGTATATTGGCATTGGCGGGGCCTGCCTGGGAAAGGCTGCCTCAGCCGGTATATCAGACAGGCGATGCTATGGTCATCGTGATGGATTTATCCCCTTCGATGATGGCGCGGGACGTGGCGCCCAGCCGGCTGGAACGGATGCGCTATAAGCTTACCGATCTGATTAAAGCTCGTGATGAAGGTATGACTGCGCTGGTGGTATATGCCGGAGACTCTCATGTGCTGGCTCCCCTGAGTGATGACCAGCAAACTTTGCTGGCGCTGTTGCCGGGATTATCGCCGGCCATTATGCCCATTCAGGGCAGCCATACAGAAGAAGCAGTTGCTCTGGCGCTGGAGCTACTCAGGCAGGATAAACGCCAACAGGGCTCGTTGGTATTACTGACCGACGGTGTAACCGCTCAGGCAGCTAGCGCAATTGGTCAGCTGTTTAATGAGTTACCTGCGGGTACGGATTTTACATTGTCAGTCATGGGCATTGGGACGGCAGAAGGCGCGCCTATCCCGCTTGCTGAAGGGTTTGCAAAAGATGCAGCAGGTAAAATTGTGGTGGCGCGCTTAGATGCTGGAAGGCTGAGTAAACTGGCGACTGATACCGGTGGAATTTATACCCCGATGCGTCTTGATAACAGTGATATTGAAGGCCTGATTACTGCTGCTTCAGACTTTTTACCAACGGATACGGATGATTCACACACAAAGGCTCTGGAGCAAACTTTTGATCAGTGGCAGGAAGCTGGTAGCTGGTTAGTCCTGCTGATGTTGCCATTGGCTGCACTGGCGTTTCGGCGCGGCTGGTTGTTGACAGTACTTTTTGTGCTGGCGTTACCCGTAGCGCAGAGCCCTCCGGTATATGCCGCTGAAGTGGCAGAGGATAAAGTGGGAAGCCGTTGGCAAAGCTTGTGGCAGACGCAGGATCAGCAAGCCGCCGAGGCTTTAACCCAGGGGGATAATGCAACGGCAGCTGAGTTGTTTCAGCACCCGGACTGGCAGGCCACGGCCCGTTACCGTAATGGTGATTTTACCGCAGCTGCTGAACAGTTCGCTGCTGCAGGCGATGCAGAAGGACTGTACAACAGCGGTAATGCGCTGGCTAAAGCCGGTAAGCTGAATGAAGCGCTGGATGCATATAAGCAGGTTCTGGAACAGCAGCCACAGCACGAAGATGCTCAGGCGAATAAAGATCTGATTGAGGAACTGATTAAGCAGCAACAAAATCAGCAAAGTCAGAGCCAGCAGAGTGACAGTCAACAAGATCAGAGCCAGCAGGATAAAAGCCCGGAAGATCAGAATAAACAGGGCCAGAATCAGCAAGATCAGAACCAGCAAGGCCAGAATCAGCAAGATCAAAACCAACAAGGCCAGAATCAGCAAGATCAAAACCAGCAGGGCCAAAGTGAATCTGACAATAGCGAGTCAGAGCAAAGCCAGTCTGAGCAAAGCCAGCAGGATCAGGCAGAACAACTTCGCCAGCAGTTAGAGCAGCAACAACAGGAGGCGCTGGATAAACAGCAGGCCCAGGCTGAACAGCAGGCAGACTCAGCCGAAGAAGGCTCGCAGGATGAACAGCAAAGTGCTGCTCAACAGGTAACTCAGAGCCAGCCTGAACAGACTGACGAAGAAGCGGCTTTGCAAAAATGGCTGGGGCAGTTACCGGAAGACCCCACAGGGTTACTGCGTAACAAGTTTGATTACGAATATCAGAAGAAACGTCAGGCCTATCAGAATGGCGACTGGCAACCGGCGCAGGAGCAACGGTGGTGA